TTGCTGTGTTTGGGAGGAAGGAGATTATAGACAAACTTGCTCAACATGAAACAGACCGCAAGTCTGAACTGTTTCCATTTGTCTATGAAGATGCAGCTGAAGTCTATGACCTTGTGGAAAAGGCTGTTATGTGCGACGTCTATCTATTTACAAGCCCCTTGTCCTACCTGTACGCAAAAGACAAGATTGACAAAAAGCGGCTGCCAGCAGTCTATGTGCCAATAGACGAGTACATGATACTTAACGCGTTTTATGAATTGAAGACACAAAATGATGATACCTTGCCCCGCATGTCCATTGACATTGATGACCGTAAGTATGTTGATGCGGTTGTCGCTGAACAACAGTTGGACAAGAGTGGATTTCATGTGTACAGCTATGGAAACGACCGGTCGATCGATATTGATCAAATCGTGTTCTTCCATAAAAATTTATGGGAGTCCGACCATGTCGATCTCGTACTGACTTCAAGTAATATCGTGGAAGAGAAGCTAAAACAAGCGAACGTCCCGGTTGAACGCATCCAGATTCCAATGGTGAATTTGCTGAATCGCATTGAAGAAGCGAAATCCATTGCACTTGTGAATCAAAACACAAGTTCACAAATGGTATCTGGGTATGTCCGTTTAAAACACGGTGACGGAAATGAAAATGAGAATATGGATAAAATTAAAGACATCCTTGACGAGTTCGGTGATGTGACGAGTTCTGCTGTCGTTCAATCTGGAGATGCATATGTTATTTTTGGCACGAAAAAGCTGCTTGAATATATCACCAATAATTATCGCCATTTCCCGCTCCAAAAAGAATTGAAAGAACGGGTGTCTGGCGAAGTCGACATCGGTTTTGGCTTCGGATTATATGCCAACCAAGCTGAACATTACGCCAGATTAGCACTCAAATCCTGTAGCAAGGAAGAAACGGGAAGTTGCTTTATCGTTAATGAGCGCGGTGAAACAATTGGTCCAGTCGGTGTCGAGAAAAAATTTGACACTGGCAAGCTCTATCAGGCTCTTATCCATAAAGCCCGCTTAAACAATGAGTTATCATACAATTTCCTGGACTTTATCGCCAACCGAAACAATGAGCCATTCTCATCCCAGGATCTCGCCACTTACTACGGCGTTACAAAGCGCAGTGCTGAACGGACGCTGGGCAAACTGATAAACGGCGAAGTCATTAAGGCGGTAGGTGAAGAGAAACCTTACCTCCGCGGCCGCCCAAGAAAACTTTTTCAAATCAATCAGTAATTATACACAAAGCGGCATCTGGTGTTAAATACAACAGATGCCGCTTTGTGGTGCTGGAATATACATTTATTGATCGGGTTTCTGGTGTCCGCCTGATTCACGCAAGATATTCATGGCCTTAGCATAGTCCGATTCATCAACACTGGCCGTCAACAGTTGTGTCATCGGGCCGTCCTGATCGGGTCTCGCTTCAGCCATTCCAGGGAATTCAGCTGGGTCAGCTGTACCGGCGACACCAGGTGTCATACCGCTGACTGGAATCGGGAAGAAAGTCAACGTTTTGGCGTCCTCACCCATCTCTTCCACCTGTATATCAGCTGTTCTAAGTGTTTCCAGACGGGCACGAGCACTTTCTGCATCATCTTCAGTTCTAAAGTAGGCATGAATTTGTTGGTCCATAAGGAATACCCTCCTCATTTCAAATGATCTTTATTGGAGTATTCCCACATTCTTGTCATTCTAATCCTTGCGTAAGCCATATTAAATGCTCAGCAATTCCCGGACATCATCCTCGGACAAGCTTGAGAGCATCGTTTCGCCGGGTTGGATGACCTGATCGATCAACTCCCGCTTTTTCTGCTGCAATTCATATATTTTCTCTTCAATCGTGCCTTCGGAAATGAGTCGGATCACTTGGACGACATTTTTTTGTCCGAAACGGTGCGCTCTGCCAGCAGCTTGGTCTTCCACAGCCGGGTTCCACCATAAATCATACAGAATGACTGTATCAGCTCCAGTCAGGTTCAGACCTGTGCCCCCCGCTTTCAAGGAGATTAGGAAAACATCCTTTTCACCGTCGTTGAAACGATTGCTCATCTCCACGCGTGCTTCGGAGTTGGTACCTCCATGCAGATAGAAGTAATCAATGTCGCGTGTATCCAGTGCTTTCATAATGATCTCATGCATGCTGGTAAATTGGGAAAAGATCAACATTCGCCGACCGCTGGCTTTGGCGTTCTCCACCGTTTCAAGCAATTGCTCCAGTTTACCGGAATGGCCGGTGTAGTTCTCCATGAACAAAGCTGGATGACAGCAAATCTGTCTCAAACGCGTCAAGCCAGCTAGTATTTTCATGCGGTTCTGATTGAATCCGCCTTGTTGGAGTGAAGCGGCGGTTTCGGATTGCAGCTTCCGTAAATAACCGACGTACAGATTGCGCTGTTCGTCCGTCAATTCTGAGTGATGGACTGTCTCAATTTTCTCCGGCAATTCTGTCAGGACATCCCTTTTCAGACGGCGTAAGATAAATGGCCGCGTCAAAGCAGCGACCTTTTCATGTGAAAGTTGACGAAACGCACGTTGATTGGGCATCAACCCTGGTAAAATCACTTGGAAAATCGCCCATAATTCATCTATTGAATTTTCAATCGGGGTTCCTGTCAGAGCAAAACGACGTCCAGCTTTAATTTGCCGGATCGCACGAGATGTTTTCGTTGCATAGTTTTTGATATACTGGGCCTCATCCAGAATCATCGTTTGAAACGTCTGCTCTTGATACAGTTCAAAGTCCTGCCGCAGAGTCCCGTAAGAAACAATCCATACATCTGCGTCCTTGCGATCAGTCAGTTTCTGAAGCCGTTCCTGGGGAGTACCGGTCATAATCGCCACCTCAAGGTCTGGGGCAAATTTGTCACATTCATTCTTCCAGTTATAAACAACTGAAGAAGGCACAACAATGAGATGCGGATGTTCTTTCGGCTCCGACAGCAGATAGGCGATCGTCTGCAATGTCTTACCAAGACCCATGTCATCAGCAAGAATCCCGCCCAGATGATAATGGCTCAGCGACTTGAACCACTGATATCCAGTAATTTGATAGTTCCGCAACGTTGCATTGAGATTGTCCGGCAGGTCATAGACCTGCTCTTCAGGTGCTTTAAGCTGATGGAGCAATTTCTGAAAAGAGGGATCATAGCTCTTTTTCGTATCAATAAGCTCGTCAACCTGGGTGCTCCGGTAAACAGGCATCTCTACACGTCCGTCTTGAATATCTCCTTTATCAATGTTCAAATCGGCAAACAGCTGGCCGACCGATTCGAATTCATTGGTTTCTAAGGACAACAAGCCGCCATTCTTCATCCGGTAATACCGCTTCTTCTCGATGACAGCATCCAAAATGTTTGTTACTTCATCTTGATCGATACCGCTCAAATCGAAGCCAATTTCCAACAGGTTTGTGGCCGCGTCAACACTGACTCTTGTTGTTGGGGACGGGGCATTGTCGACAATGAGATTCTGGACAGCTGTGGTCAAATAGAGCTCTACATGCTCATCCAGTACAGGCAGGATCTCATACAAAAAGACATACAAATCATCTTCATCAAGCTGAATGTATAAGTGCCGTCCATTATAACGGAAATTGGCGTATTCAATCAGCTGCATGATTTTTTGTTCCTGTTCAACATCCCGAACGATCATAACGTCACGTTCGGCATCATCTTGAAAAGGATGGATCAGATGGTGTCCGTAATGGTATTCCAAGTTGCCTGTAATGGCAGCTTCCTCAAGATCAAGAAACAGTTTTGCTTTAAGCGGTTTTTGCACAATACCCCGCGCCACATCGTCACTGATACCCACGCTGCCCAGCTTCTTTAACGAAGGCAGAACTTCAGAGACGAAAGCATCAGCCTGTTCTGCGGGAACCGGCAACTCACCGCTGATCTGGCCCAGGTCATAAAGGGAATCCAAGAGCGCAAGTTGTTGGTTGTCAGGTCTATGGAAAGTCCCATTATAAAACAACAATTTATAGTCACTGAAATATTCCATTTCCTTAAACCGGCCAACATCAAGCACGAGATCGTCTTCAGCATTCTTTTGCAAAGCAAACTGAAGTGGCAAATCGCCTGTCACCATAGAGATATCTTCATACGACCCTTCGTTAGTCTCTAATTTGACATCCCGTTCTGACAGCAGACTCAAAAGCTCATGGACCACAAGTGGCGGTATCGTGAGACGGCGTTTAGAACTCGACCATGTATCCAGATAATAGGGGATGTCCCCTCTGTACAGTTCCTCATTTTGAATAATGGCATTGAGAATTTGAAAAATGGCCCGGTCCTGCTCGAGAAAATAATGCTCTTCCGAGGAATAG
This sequence is a window from Lentibacillus sp. JNUCC-1. Protein-coding genes within it:
- a CDS encoding DEAD/DEAH box helicase, with the translated sequence MNAISNLNIQRLFPDQTFRRGFDYYRRNLVSDLKYDRNFELWTAIVSGTEDYFVEIDTSDLGNGILKTRCECPAYATYDSCKHVVAALLSIANDDFQDPSVLKYKMTNRFMEAVSRTNEASRGNLDFKGERVPMHVEYILKQDHNDRLQLEMKAGAARLYVVKNIGDFLEHILQEPASYTFTKTFAYSSEEHYFLEQDRAIFQILNAIIQNEELYRGDIPYYLDTWSSSKRRLTIPPLVVHELLSLLSERDVKLETNEGSYEDISMVTGDLPLQFALQKNAEDDLVLDVGRFKEMEYFSDYKLLFYNGTFHRPDNQQLALLDSLYDLGQISGELPVPAEQADAFVSEVLPSLKKLGSVGISDDVARGIVQKPLKAKLFLDLEEAAITGNLEYHYGHHLIHPFQDDAERDVMIVRDVEQEQKIMQLIEYANFRYNGRHLYIQLDEDDLYVFLYEILPVLDEHVELYLTTAVQNLIVDNAPSPTTRVSVDAATNLLEIGFDLSGIDQDEVTNILDAVIEKKRYYRMKNGGLLSLETNEFESVGQLFADLNIDKGDIQDGRVEMPVYRSTQVDELIDTKKSYDPSFQKLLHQLKAPEEQVYDLPDNLNATLRNYQITGYQWFKSLSHYHLGGILADDMGLGKTLQTIAYLLSEPKEHPHLIVVPSSVVYNWKNECDKFAPDLEVAIMTGTPQERLQKLTDRKDADVWIVSYGTLRQDFELYQEQTFQTMILDEAQYIKNYATKTSRAIRQIKAGRRFALTGTPIENSIDELWAIFQVILPGLMPNQRAFRQLSHEKVAALTRPFILRRLKRDVLTELPEKIETVHHSELTDEQRNLYVGYLRKLQSETAASLQQGGFNQNRMKILAGLTRLRQICCHPALFMENYTGHSGKLEQLLETVENAKASGRRMLIFSQFTSMHEIIMKALDTRDIDYFYLHGGTNSEARVEMSNRFNDGEKDVFLISLKAGGTGLNLTGADTVILYDLWWNPAVEDQAAGRAHRFGQKNVVQVIRLISEGTIEEKIYELQQKKRELIDQVIQPGETMLSSLSEDDVRELLSI